TTCTGCATGCCGAGCAGATTGAATTGATAGATTCTGGAGACTAGCCATATGGCACGTTATTTCCGTCGTCGCAAGTTCTGCCGTTTCACCGCGGAAGGCGTTCAAGAGATCGACTATAAAGATATCGCTACGCTGAAAAACTACATCACCGAAAGCGGTAAGATTGTCCCAAGCCGTATCACCGGTACCCGTGCAAAATACCAGCGTCAGCTGGCTCGCGCTATCAAACGCGCTCGCTACCTGTCTCTGCTGCCGTACACTGATCGTCATCAGTAATCGGTCACGGTC
This window of the Citrobacter freundii ATCC 8090 = MTCC 1658 = NBRC 12681 genome carries:
- the rpsR gene encoding 30S ribosomal protein S18 codes for the protein MARYFRRRKFCRFTAEGVQEIDYKDIATLKNYITESGKIVPSRITGTRAKYQRQLARAIKRARYLSLLPYTDRHQ